From the genome of Brucella pseudogrignonensis, one region includes:
- the groL gene encoding chaperonin GroEL (60 kDa chaperone family; promotes refolding of misfolded polypeptides especially under stressful conditions; forms two stacked rings of heptamers to form a barrel-shaped 14mer; ends can be capped by GroES; misfolded proteins enter the barrel where they are refolded when GroES binds), with the protein MAAKEVKFHTDARERMLRGVDVLANAVKVTLGPKGRNVVIDKSFGAPRITKDGVSVAKEIELEDKFENMGAQMLREVASKTNDLAGDGTTTSTVLAQAIVKEGAKAVASGMNPMDLKRGIDLAVDAVVKELKTNARKITSNSEIAQVGTISANGDTEIGRYLAEAMEKVGNEGVITVEEAKTAETELEVVEGMQFDRGYLSPYFVTNQDKMRVELEDPYILIHEKKLSNLQAMLPVLEAVVQSGKPLVIIAEDVEGEALATLVVNKLRGGLKIAAVKAPGFGDRRKAMLEDIAILTGGTVISEDLGIKLENVTLNMLGRAKKVAIEKENTTIIDGVGSKAQIDGRVAQIRAQIEETTSDYDREKLQERLAKLAGGVAVIRVGGSTEVEVKEKKDRVDDALHATRAAVEEGILPGGGVALLRAVKALDNLTTANQDQKVGVEIVRRAIEAPVRQIAENAGAEGSVIVGKLRENTDFSYGWNAQTGEYGDLYAQGVIDPAKVVRTALQDAASVAGLLVTTEAMIAEKPKKEATPALPASAAMDF; encoded by the coding sequence ATGGCTGCGAAAGAAGTCAAGTTCCACACCGATGCCCGTGAACGCATGCTGCGTGGGGTCGATGTGCTCGCTAATGCCGTGAAGGTCACCCTCGGCCCCAAGGGTAGAAACGTCGTCATCGACAAGTCCTTCGGCGCCCCTCGTATCACCAAGGACGGCGTTTCGGTCGCAAAGGAAATCGAGCTTGAAGACAAGTTCGAGAACATGGGCGCGCAGATGCTGCGCGAAGTTGCCTCCAAGACCAACGATCTTGCTGGCGACGGCACCACAACGTCTACCGTTCTGGCCCAGGCAATCGTCAAGGAAGGCGCCAAGGCCGTCGCCTCCGGCATGAATCCGATGGACCTGAAGCGTGGCATCGATCTCGCCGTCGATGCGGTTGTCAAGGAGTTGAAGACCAACGCCCGCAAGATCACCAGCAATTCCGAAATTGCTCAAGTTGGTACCATCTCTGCCAACGGAGATACCGAGATCGGTCGTTATCTTGCCGAGGCGATGGAGAAAGTCGGCAACGAAGGTGTTATAACTGTCGAAGAAGCCAAGACCGCTGAAACCGAACTCGAAGTCGTCGAAGGCATGCAGTTCGATCGCGGCTATCTCAGCCCCTACTTCGTCACCAACCAAGACAAGATGCGGGTGGAACTGGAAGATCCCTATATCCTGATCCATGAGAAGAAGTTGTCGAACCTGCAGGCGATGCTGCCGGTTCTCGAAGCCGTCGTCCAGTCCGGCAAACCGCTCGTCATCATCGCTGAAGACGTTGAAGGCGAAGCGCTTGCAACCCTCGTCGTCAACAAGCTACGCGGCGGTCTGAAGATCGCTGCCGTCAAGGCTCCGGGCTTCGGTGACCGCCGCAAGGCCATGCTGGAAGATATCGCCATCCTGACGGGCGGCACAGTCATCTCCGAAGACCTCGGCATCAAGCTCGAAAACGTCACGCTCAACATGCTCGGTCGGGCCAAAAAGGTGGCGATCGAGAAAGAGAACACCACCATTATCGATGGTGTCGGTTCCAAGGCGCAGATCGACGGTCGAGTTGCCCAGATCCGCGCCCAGATCGAGGAAACCACCTCTGACTACGACCGCGAGAAGCTGCAGGAACGTCTTGCCAAGCTTGCCGGGGGCGTCGCTGTCATCCGTGTCGGCGGGTCCACGGAAGTCGAGGTCAAGGAAAAGAAGGACCGCGTCGACGATGCGCTGCATGCCACCCGTGCGGCGGTCGAAGAAGGCATCTTGCCGGGCGGCGGCGTCGCGCTGCTCCGCGCCGTCAAGGCACTCGACAATCTCACAACCGCCAACCAGGACCAGAAGGTCGGCGTCGAAATCGTCCGCCGCGCGATCGAAGCGCCGGTGCGCCAGATTGCCGAGAATGCCGGCGCCGAAGGTTCGGTGATCGTCGGCAAGCTGCGCGAGAATACCGACTTCTCCTACGGCTGGAACGCCCAAACCGGCGAATATGGCGATCTCTATGCCCAGGGCGTGATCGATCCGGCCAAGGTTGTGCGCACTGCGCTGCAGGACGCAGCCTCGGTTGCCGGTCTTCTGGTGACAACGGAAGCGATGATCGCAGAGAAGCCCAAAAAGGAAGCCACTCCAGCCCTGCCGGCTAGCGCCGCCATGGATTTCTAA
- a CDS encoding ferritin-like domain-containing protein, translating to MAKEKTLEDLFHDTLKDIYYAERKILKALPKMKRAAQSEDLKAAFEKHREETEVHVERLVQVFEIMGKAARGKTCDAIEGIIAEGEEIMEEFKNTAALDAGLISSAQAVEHYEITRYGTLKRWAKELGLSDAAKLLDQTLQEESKTDSDLTKLADASANQRAKAA from the coding sequence ATGGCAAAGGAAAAGACCCTTGAAGACCTGTTCCACGACACTCTCAAGGACATCTATTACGCTGAGCGCAAGATCCTGAAGGCTTTGCCGAAGATGAAACGTGCGGCGCAGTCTGAAGACCTGAAGGCTGCTTTCGAGAAGCATCGCGAAGAGACGGAGGTTCATGTCGAACGACTTGTCCAGGTATTCGAGATCATGGGCAAGGCAGCGAGAGGCAAAACCTGCGACGCGATCGAAGGGATCATCGCCGAAGGCGAGGAGATCATGGAGGAGTTCAAGAATACAGCGGCGCTCGACGCCGGCTTGATTTCGTCCGCGCAGGCGGTCGAGCACTACGAAATCACCCGATATGGAACTTTGAAACGGTGGGCAAAAGAACTTGGCCTGAGCGATGCGGCGAAGCTTCTCGATCAGACGCTTCAGGAAGAGTCCAAAACGGACAGCGATCTGACGAAACTTGCGGATGCTTCGGCCAACCAACGCGCCAAGGCTGCGTGA